Proteins from a single region of Gambusia affinis linkage group LG12, SWU_Gaff_1.0, whole genome shotgun sequence:
- the LOC122840763 gene encoding 2-lysophosphatidate phosphatase PLPPR4-like, whose product MSRVKERLKAGKETKDSVTLLPCFYFVELPILASSVVSLYFLELTDIFQPVHSGYTCNDRSLSLPYIPPRQEVCPLSLLFSLAFAAPTVTILIGEAILYCYLSRRSSTTQTEANINAAGCNFNSYIRRAVRFIGVHIFGLCVTALITDILQLSTGQHTPYWLDVCKPNLTHINMSSCDEAFILEDICSGPDLGLINAGRKSFPSQHATLAAFAAVYISMYFNTVLTDSAKLLKPLLVFSFVMLAILAGLIRIIQFRNHPVDVYCGWLLGAAIAVYLGVYAVSNFKPSEDRCRSQLNPPVLRERSLSSLPNVSQSATSNSHQVHHTLAPSPPKPIITRTSSHTLAPDHPVPILTRSSSYREPSMSNLKRASADVEVITQSSPPGNRDNMMTFSSSTLPRSHGGSSVEEGRIPRRHASIHTSMDSTRSKQLLSQWKNKNDNRKLSMQVMDGIRPLPSSSPQRNMEFRCSSEPCAMGLEAELRAGAHIPSSSSQEVEMRAGAHIPAQYMKLAASSVPISNHNHLAHNGSTGMAGGARVSMQPRPGSSQLVHIPEEENPNSKDQESESEDSMMDGGGSVREKWLRVAEKTTLPCRPLSAGGQPRLMQVIALSKQQGLLHSPRSEDGGSIRYRALTDQDPSPPASTTGAIGVGGSGLERSGSIVRVEAHPESRQKPVVKPPSTDGSGSWRWKPPEQRASLRQSTFALNDLNRHTDSCDSLRDGGSVDGRRSVTGTESESEGGGDVGSGVGGAYSNHPRVMHPLHPLHQNNPNNYQHHNFNPNNPNNPNFNNVHPNFNPSSNNSNMSFPSTVTFAPPFHPHPQAVTTIRVTPVETTTASSDGGSDSQSVASSSRESTLRRKGSTNVVHVQDRGPTPDLHNNHRPSDDSNRLDNESSNRFHENLRNFQENPIQPNFPNRQMQVVFGRPSPTPPPTLPRPLLTHTPPPTLGLAYKE is encoded by the exons ATGTCTCGCGTCAAGGAGCGACTGAAAGCCGGGAAGGAGACGAAGGACAGTGTCACTCTGCTGccgtgcttttattttgtggag CTCCCCATCCTGGCCTCCTCTGTTGTCAGTCTTTATTTTCTGGAGCTGACTGATATTTTCCAGCCGGTGCATTCTGGGTATACTTGTAATGACCGCAGCTTGTCGTTGCCCTACATCCCGCCCAGACAGGAAGTGTGTCCACTCTCTTTGCTCTTCAGCTTGGCCTTTGCAGCTCCAACAGTCACA ATCCTGATAGGAGAAGCCATCCTGTACTGCTATCTGTCCAGGAGGTCGTCAACCACTCAGACTGAAGCTAACATCAACGCCGCAGGCTGTAATTTCAACTCCTACATTCGCAGAGCTGTCCGCTTTATAG GCGTCCATATCTTTGGCCTGTGTGTGACGGCTCTAATAACGGACATCCTCCAGCTGTCCACTGGGCAGCATACGCCCTACTGGCTGGATGTGTGCAAACCCAACTTGACCCACATTAATATGTCGAGCTGTGATGAAGCCTTCATTCTGGAGGATATCTGTTCTGGACCGGACCTGGGACTCATCAATGCTGGGAG gaAGTCTTTCCCATCCCAGCATGCCACACTGGCTGCCTTTGCTGCTGTCTACATCTCC ATGTACTTCAACACAGTGCTGACAGACTCAGCCAAGCTACTGAagcctctgctggtcttctctTTCGTCATGCTGGCCATCCTGGCCGGATTGATCCGGATCATTCAGTTCAGAAACCACCCTGTGGATGTGTACTGTGGCTGGTTACTGGGAGCTGCCATCGCTGTTTATTTG GGTGTATACGCAGTAAGCAACTTCAAGCCAAGTGAAGATCGCTGCAGAAGTCAACTGAATCCTCCCGTTCTTAGAGAGCGATCCCTCTCTTCCCTCCCCAatgtcagccaatcagcaacCAGCAACAGCCACCAAG TCCACCACACCCTGGCCCCCAGCCCACCAAAGCCCATCATTACAAGGACCTCCTCCCACACTTTGGCCCCTGACCATCCAGTACCCATCCTAACCCGAAGCTCCTCCTATCGGGAGCCATCCATGAGCAATCTGAAGAGAGCCAGTGCTGATGTGGAGGTGATCACTCAGTCCAGTCCACCTGGAAACCGTGACAACATGATGAccttcagcagcagcacactGCCAAG GTCCCATGGAGGCTCCTCTGTGGAGGAAGGCCGTATCCCACGACGACATGCCTCCATCCACACCTCCATGGACTCCACCAGATCCAAGCAGCTGCTCAGCCAATGGAAGAACAAGAATGATAACAGGAAGCTGTCGATGCAGGTGATGGATGGAATAAGGCCgcttccttcctcttctccgCAGAGGAACATGGAGTTCCGTTGCTCCTCCGAGCCGTGTGCAATGGGCCTGGAGGCGGAGCTCCGGGCTGGAGCCCACATACCTTCATCCTCAAGCCAGGAAGTGGAGATGCGTGCTGGGGCCCATATCCCGGCGCAGTACATGAAATTAGCAGCAAGCTCTGTCCCTATTAGCAATCATAATCACCTGGCACATAATGGCAGCACCGGAATGGCCGGTGGGGCCAGAGTCTCCATGCAGCCTCGTCCTGGATCCTCCCAGCTGGTTCACATTCCTGAGGAGGAAAATCCTAACAGCAAGGATCAGGAGAGTGAATCAGAGGACAGCATGATGGACGGCGGAGGGTCAGTGAGAGAAAAATGGCTGAGAGTGGCTGAGAAGACCACCCTTCCTTGCAGACCACTGAGTGCTGGAGGACAGCCTCGTCTAATGCAG gTCATAGCCTTGTCCAAACAGCAAGGTCTCCTTCACTCTCCTCGTTCTGAAGATGGTGGATCTATTCGGTACAGAGCGCTGACAGATCAAGATCCATCTCCTCCGGCCTCTACCACTGGGGCAATAGGAGTTGGAG GAAGTGGTTTGGAAAGAAGTGGCAGCATAGTTCGTGTAGAAGCTCATCCTGAATCCAGACAAAAGCCTGTGGTGAAACCTCCAAGCACAGATGGCAGTGGATCATGGCGATGGAAACCGCCGGAACAAAGAGCATCCCTGCGACAGTCAACGTTTGCCCTGAATGACCtaaacagacacacagacagctGCGACTCCCTGAGAGATGGAGGTTCAGTGGATGGAAGGAGGAGCGTGACAGGGACTGAATCAGAGAGTGAAGGTGGGGGGGATGTAGGGAGTGGAGTTGGAGGTGCATACTCCAATCATCCACGTGTGATGCACCCTTTGCACCCCTTACACCAAAATAATCCTAATAACTACCAGCATCACAATTTTAACCCCAACAATCCCAATAATCCAAACTTTAACAATGTTCATCCAAATTTTAACCCCAGCTCCAACAACTCCAACATGTCTTTTCCTTCCACCGTCACCTTTGCTCCTCCCTTCCACCCTCACCCCCAAGCCGTCACCACTATCAGGGTGACCCCCGTGGAGACGACAACTGCTAGCAGTGACGGAGGTTCAGACAGCCAGTCAGTGGCCTCGTCCAGCCGGGAGTCCACTCTTCGAAGAAAGGGCAGCACCAATGTTGTTCATGTCCAAGACCGAGGGCCCACCCCGGATCTCCATAACAACCACCGCCCCAGTGATGACAGCAACCGCCTTGACAATGAGAGCAGTAACCGTTTCCATGAAAACCTTcgaaattttcaagaaaatccaATCCAGCCTAATTTCCCCAACAGGCAGATGCAGGTCGTGTTTGGTCGTCCAAGCCCAACTCCTCCCCCTACTCTGCCCCGCCCCCTCCTGACTCATACTCCACCTCCTACTCTGGGGCTGGCCTATAAAGAATGA